Genomic window (Daucus carota subsp. sativus chromosome 5, DH1 v3.0, whole genome shotgun sequence):
TCAGCTAGTGAAATCTATGGAGAATTAGTGAAGAACACAGAAAcaagatagagagagagagagataacagaatagagagagagaaaagagaCACAGAAAATGATAGTAATATTTCAGATAATCCCCACTACAAGCACTCTCCAGCTTTATATTAGCTAGAGCATACAGCTGTCATACAGCTGTCAACATGAAAGTAAAGCATACACTTGCCCAGATTGTAACAGAATTCTGGCGCCAAAAGTATAAGTTTGACTATTTGACTATTTGACTATTTGACTATATCATATGCTCCCCCTTTTTCACAGACTTGTCCGCAAGTCTAAGGTAGCAGAGTAAAGTCAGGAAATCTGTTAACAAAATCAGATGCCACCTCCCAAGTGCTTTCATGTAATGGAGTACCCTCCCACTGGACCAAATACTGAATCTGAGCTGCATTTTGGAATTTCACCATCCTTTTATCCAGAATAGCTACAGGTTTCTGAGATTTCCCTGTTGCAGATACTTGACCCATCCAATCAGGCACAATGGATGTCACAGGAGTAGGACCACAGTAAACTTTCAGCTGAGACACATGAAAAGTGTCATGAACCTTAGCATCTGCAGGCAATTGCAACTTATAGGCAACAGGTCCAATGCACTCAATTATTTTGAAGGGTCCAAAATATTTATTGGCCAACTTCTGATTACCCCTCTGCTGTACAGATGATTGCCTATAGGGTTGGAGCTTGAGCCAAACCCAGTCACCCCTGTCAAACTTTCTATCAGATCTCTTTTGATCAGCTAACTGCTTCATTCTGTGTTGAGCTTTTATCAATTGAGTTCTCAACTCTGAGATCATAGCTTCTCTCCTTTGCATACTCTTATCAACAGCCTCCACAGAGCATTCCCCAGCCAAATAAGGCAGATGTAGTGGTGGCTTCTGGTTATACACAACTTCATATGGGGTGATATTAGTAGAAGCAGAAAAGTGTGTATTGAACCACCATTCTGCTAATGGCAGCCAAGAACACCATTCCTTAGGAGCATTCCCACACATGCATCTCAAATAGGATTCTAAACATCGATTAATCACTTCAGACTGTCCATCAGTTTGAGGATGGTATGAAGAAGACAATAGCAACTCAGTTCCATGCAAAGCAAACAGACCCTTCCAAAAGTTACTCAAAAAGATTGGATCCCTATCACTTACTATCGACCTTGGCCACCCATGGAGCTTAAACACATTGTCTAAGTAAGATTGAGCAACTTGAACAGCAGTAAAAGGGTGTGACAAGGCCATAAAGTGCACATACTTACTTAGCCTGTCAACGACCACAAAAATGACATCCTTACCATTAGACTTGGGCAACCCAGTGATGAAATCCATCGATATGTCAATCCACACTTCTTCAGGGACTGGTAAAGGCTGTAATAAGCCTGGATATGCACTATTGTCATGCTTAGCAGCTTGACAGATCACACATGTTTTGACAAATTGTCTCACATCCCTAGTTAGTCCAGGCCAGTAAAATAGAGATTTCAGCCTCTTTGTAGTTAAGTCCCTTCCCCCATGACCACCTTCAGGAGAACTATGCTGCCACTGTATGATTTTCTGCCTCAAATTCTCATCTGGGCCAACACAAATTTTCCCTTTTTTCCTCAGAAATCCATTCTGTAGTGTAAATTTATTATGGGCCTGACCCTGTTCTAATTGGATAAGAATTTCCTGAAGATTGGGGTCTACCAAGTAACTGTTCTTAATAGAAACTTCCAGATCAGAATTGGCTACAGTGATAGCCATACACAAAATTTCAGACCCCTGTAATCTGGATAATGCATCTGCCACCACATTTTCCTTTCCCCCTTTGTATTGTATTTCATAATCAAATCCCATAAGCTTGGACAACCAGAATTGTTGGAAAGGGGTGGAAATTCTTTGTTCCAATAACCATTTCAGGCTTTTCTGGTCAGTCTTGATGACAAAATGATTTCCTGTCAGATATTGTTCCCATTTTTGTACTGCACATACAATAGCAAGCAGTTCCTTCTCATACACAGATAAGGATTGCCATCTTGGACCCAAACATTTACTAATGAATGCCAAAGGATGATTATCCTGCATTAACACAGCTCCCACTCCTGTCTTTGATGCATCAGTTTACACAACAAATAATTTGTTGAAGTCTGGTAAAGCAAGTACAGGTGCTGAAACTAGAGCTGTCTTCAAGTTATCAAATGCTGATTGTGAGTTATCATTCCAATTAAAAGCACCCTTCCTGAGTTGATCAGTCAACTCTCTAGAAATCCAGGCATAGTTCTTAATGAACTTTCTGTAATACCCTGCAAGGCCTAAGAAACTTCTGAGTTCTTTCACATTTGTAGGAACTGGCCAGTTGGCAACAACCTTAATCTTTTTAGCATCAGTTTCAACTCCTTTGGCAGAAATAAAGTGTCCCAAGTACTCCACCTTCTCCATCATAAAGCTGCACTTACTTTCTTTTGCAAATAACAGATTTGCCCTCATTAACTCAAAAACTTGCTTAAGATGGACCCAATGATCAGCTGCTGTCTTGCTGTAAATCAGAATGTCATCAAAAAAAACCAAGACACACCTTCTCAAGAGTGGCTTAAAGATTGCATTCATCCACCCTTGAAAGGAAGCTGGTGCATTGGTGAGGCCAAAAGGCATCACCAAGAACTCATAGTGGCCTGAATGTGTCTTAAAAGCTGTTTTGAATACATCCTTGTCACACATTCTCAACTGGTGATAACCAGCCCTTAAATCTAATTTACTGAACACTGTTGATCCTGAAAGTTCATCTATGAGCTCATCCACTACTGGTATAGGGAACTTATCCTTTATTGTTTTCTTGTTAAGCTCCCTATAATCCACACATAACCTCCATGAACCATCCTTCTTTCCAACCAATACCACTGGTGATGCAAAAGGGCTTGCACTATTCTGGATAATCCCCTTCTGTAACATTTCATCTATCATTTGTTCAATCACATCCCTTTGCTTCAATGGGTACCTGTATGGTCTGATATTGATAGGGTTGGAACCTTCCATCAAGGGAATTCTGTGATCAAATACTCCTCTGGAAGGAGGTAACTCTTTAGGTTCCATAAAGATATCACCATACTGACTCTTCAACATCTCTAGTTCTGATTGATGATCACTCAAATCTTGGTTCTGATTTTCCAAGGAACTTGCAGATTCCTCAGGTTCTCCCTTATTCAACTGCTGAATTTGTATAAAGCATAGTTGAGCAGCATTCTTGAATAGTTTCTTAGATGACTCAGCTGATACAACCTTCAACTTCTGGGGTGCCACACCTTTCAACCTAATAAACTGCTTGTCCACTTGAAACTCCATTAGTAACTTGTTAAAATTCCATTTAACAGTACCTAAAGTGCTAAGCCACTGCACTCCCAACACCATATCACAACTGCCTAAGTCAATCAACATAACTTCAGAAGTGAAGTCATACCCTCCCATCCTCCAAGAGAAATTTTTCACCACATTTTGACAGGATATAGAGTTTCCATCAGCCACTGTTATTTCCTGTTTGGTTATAGCAGATACTTCACACTTCAGTTTGCTAGCCATAGTAATATCAAGAAAATTATGAGTGCTGCCAGAGTCTATCAATATATGCAATGGTTTATTCTGCACTAAACCTCTAACTCTCATGGTGGAAAAAGTCTGACTCCCTGTCAAAGCACTAACAGAAATACAAGGATCACTGTCTTTGATCACACAATCCTCCACTTCCTCTGTACAGTCCCCATCACTCTCCCAATTCTCCTCAACATCTCCCCCAGGTATCTCAACTGTAAACAACTGAGGCTCCCTAAACTTACACTTGTGACCCCTCTCATATTTCTGATCACAATAATAGCAGAGGCCTTTTGCCAATTTTTCTGCTCTGACTTCTGCCGGAATAAACTGCTGTGGTTTCACCAATTGTTTAGTTTGTGGAGTTTTAATCTGAGGAGTAGGTAACAGGGGAGGCTTTGCAGTAGCCAGAGGCAAAGCATTAGGTTTTGCAGGATAAGTCCCTGGATTAGTACTAATCACAGCAAACTTGGTATATTTCTGAGTACTAGCCATGATAGACTCTTCTTGCAACCTAGCATACCTAATAGCCTCACTGACATTAGTAGGCTTAAAAGCTCTCACAAATGGTTTCACCGCAGACTTCAATCCTCCAATAAAACTCTCTAAGAAATAATCATCAGGCAAGATATGGTTATGCTGTTCCATTAAAGAGCGTAGATTATCAAATTCATCAATATAAGTCTCAATTGATCCCATCTGTTGTAGCCTATTGAACTGTTCCACTATATTGTGAGTTGTCTCATCCTTGAATCTAGCACTTAAGTCTAGAACAAATTCACTCCAATCAACATTCTTCCTCATAGACATATAATTGGATACCCAAACCTCAGCCTTATCAGTCATGTATAAAGAAGCTAAATCAACCTTCTGATTATCAGGAATCTTGCACAGAGTAAAGTACTTGACACATTTCTTTACCCAATTTCTAGTGCCTAGACCATCGAACTTAGGAAATTCAAGTTTAGGAGTAAAACCTAAAGGTTTTGGCAAGGTATTACCTCCATTTCCACTGTTTTCTCCTCTGTGACCTTGCATCAAACAGTTAGGGTTCATGTCTTTCAATTCACGAATCATCCGGATTAGCTCGTCGAATTTGTTGTCGTAGCGTTTGGCTTGATCCTCAAAACGCTTATCCATCACTTTGAAATGC
Coding sequences:
- the LOC135152738 gene encoding uncharacterized protein LOC135152738 yields the protein MDEQVKEHFKVMDKRFEDQAKRYDNKFDELIRMIRELKDMNPNCLMQGHRGENSGNGGNTLPKPLGFTPKLEFPKFDGLGTRNWVKKCVKYFTLCKIPDNQKVDLASLYMTDKAEVWVSNYMSMRKNVDWSEFVLDLSARFKDETTHNIVEQFNRLQQMGSIETYIDEFDNLRSLMEQHNHILPDDYFLESFIGGLKSAVKPFVRAFKPTNVSEAIRYARLQEESIMASTQKYTKFAVISTNPGTYPAKPNALPLATAKPPLLPTPQIKTPQTKQLVKPQQFIPAEVRAEKLAKGLCYYCDQKYERGHKCKFREPQLFTVEIPGGDVEENWESDGDCTEEVEDCVIKDSDPCISVSALTGSQTFSTMRVRGLVQNKPLHILIDSGSTHNFLDITMASKLKCEVSAITKQEITVADGNSISCQNVVKNFSWRMGGYDFTSEVMLIDLGSCDMVLGVQWLSTLGTVKWNFNKLLMEFQVDKQFIRLKGVAPQKLKVVSAESSKKLFKNAAQLCFIQIQQLNKGEPEESASSLENQNQDLSDHQSELEMLKSQYGDIFMEPKELPPSRGVFDHRIPLMEGSNPINIRPYRYPLKQRDVIEQMIDEMLQKGIIQNSASPFASPVVLVGKKDGSWRLCVDYRELNKKTIKDKFPIPVVDELIDELSGSTVFSKLDLRAGYHQLRMCDKDVFKTAFKTHSGHYEFLVMPFGLTNAPASFQGWMNAIFKPLLRRCVLVFFDDILIYSKTAADHWVHLKQVFELMRANLLFAKESKCSFMMEKVEYLGHFISAKGVETDAKKIKVVANWPVPTNVKELRSFLGLAGYYRKFIKNYAWISRELTDQLRKGAFNWNDNSQSAFDNLKTALVSAPVLALPDFNKLFVV